TATCAGAAGCATGAACAGAATTGAGACTGACAGATTCACCATATAGATAGCGAATTGTGCCGGGATCAGCTTCTGCAGGATTCGTTTTTCCCACCAGAATTCTCAGGTTTTCGATGGCATTATCTTTTTTGACCACAATACCAATAATGGTACCGGATTTCATGAAACTAACCAGATTTTCATAAAAGCCTTTGCCGTGATGCTCAGCATAGAAAGCTTGAGCAAGTTCATCTGACATGTTAAAAGATTTCAGATGAGCAATATGAAAACGGTTATCTTCCAGCATTTTAATAATTGCACCGATCAGGTTTCTCTTAGTGGCATTTGGTTTTATCAATAGTAATGATTTATCCATTTATATCTCCTGTTTATAATTAAAAAAAAAAGCCCCCGCACAAGCAGGGGCAGATATCAATTAGACTTTTGATTCCAGAAAATCAAGTGTCGCTACTTTAATTGAAATATCCCTTTTGAGCATGGCACTCATTTTAAGCTTATGCTTAAGTATTGAAAGCCAGATCTCATAGACATTATTATCTTCAAGATCATGACCAAGATAACTTTTCAGCATATCAGCATAGAAATCCTCACGGTCGTGATCTACAAGTATGATAACGTATTTAAATCCTTCAGAGACTATTTCATATTCTTTGTAGCGAACATCAATTACAGCGAAACCCTGCTTAAGCAGAGCATCAAAATTAATGTTCATGTCATTAATCAAATTTTCCATAATTCAGCTCCATTTTTAATGATTTTAAATAATTTAAGTTAATCTAAACTGGCAATACTTTTTTTTCACGAGATGGAATTAAGTGTATCAAGTAACTCTTTTCTAATGTCTTCCACCCCATCAAAAATAATCCGCGTGATGCAGGAAACCAGGGGGATAGACAGATTGAATTGAGCCAGTTTACGAATAGTTTTTGCCATGGAAACCCCTTCCACTTCCATACCCACTTTAAGGAGCGCATCCTCAAGCGAATAGCCTTGAGCAAGGTATTTTCCAAAGGTACGATTTCGACTGTTTTCCGAAATACAGGTTGTGATCAGATCACCCATTCCGGCTATGCCATACACTGTCTGGGTGGGTACATTGAGAAATTTCATCACTGTTTCAAATTCCCACAGTCCATAGGTAATAATAAGCCCAAAGACGTTTGTTTTGAAACCTAACCCATCTGAGATGCCCACGGCAATAGCGATCAGCCCTTTCATGGCTGCAGCAAGTTCATTACCGATCACATCGCGGGAGAATTCATACTTAAGCAGGTCATTATCAAGAATATCCTGTAATTCCAAAAGTAGAGAAACATCTTTTGATGACAGAATAGCTTTTGCCGGCAGACCTTCAGCCAGTTCCCGGGCAATTGTAGGTCCAGAGAGATTAGCAAATTTCACTTCCGGCAGGTGAATGCGAACGGTTTCATAAGTAGTAGTGAGAGTGGTGTGTTCCACACCCTTTGAGGCATTTACGAAGATGAATTTATGATAGCTGTGCTCTTTGAATTCCAGGATAAGTTCTTCCATTTTGCGGGAAGGAATAGCTACTACTACAATGTCCTCGGGTTCGATAGAAGATGTGAATTTTGCTTCTACTACCATATTATCCGGAATCTTAAAATTCGTTAGCAGGGGACTTTCTCTATTAGTGCGGATAAACTGCGCTTCCTTTTCGTTAATAGTCCACAAATGAACATCATTTTTTGTGGAGAAAAGCTTCGCCAGAACGGTGCCCCAATTACCTGAGCCAATCACGATAAGTTTCACATAACCTCCGGTATCTAAAAGAAAATGGTGGGCGATGCTAGATTCGAACTAGTGACCTCTACGATGTCAACGTAGCGCTCTAACCAACTGAGCTAATCGCCCACAGGGGAGTTAAAAAATTTTATCAAGTCAATTACGTCAATATATTTCAAGACTCATCTGTATCATCGAAAAGCGAATACTGAGCGTTATGAATATCCCGATTTAGATGCCTATATGCCTTCGGGGTGACTCGTCTTCCCTGCAAAGTGCGATCCAGGAATCCCTGCTGGATCAGATAGGGTTCATAAATCTCTTCGATTGTGCCCGGATCTTCATTAACTGCCACAGCCAGTGTTTTAAGCCCGACGGGTCCACCATCATAATTATCGATAATAGTGGCAAGGATGCGTTTATCCATCTCATCCAGACCAGAATCATCAACATTCAGCATCTTAAGAGCTTTCAAGGCAATAGCTTCATCAATCACACCGGTACCACGGATCTGCGCATAATCACGTACGCGACGTAATAATCTATTTGCCACACGTGGCGTACCGCGACTGCGTCTGGCAATTTCGATAGCACCCTGCTCATCAATGGGGATTTCCATAAGTCCCGCTGAGCGTTTGATGATCTTCAGAATACTATCCTGATCATAATAATCAAGCCGCAATATAAGCCCGAATCTGGCACGCAGCGGAGCTGTGAGCAGCCCTGCCCTGGTTGTAGCACCGATCAGGGTAAAAGGCTCCAGATCGATCTTAAGAGTTCGGGCACTGGGACCGCTATCAATAATGATCTCCATACCGAAATCTTCAATAGCGGGATACATATATTCTTCCACCACATGATTCAGGCGGTGAATTTCATCAATAAAAAAGCAGTCATTTCTTTGCAGATTAGTAAGTATACCGGCAAGATCACCTGGTTTATCCAGGACAGGACCTGATGATGCTTTGATCTCTGCTTCCAATTCATTGGCAATAATATAAGAGAGCGTAGTTTTACCCAATCCGGGAGGTCCATAAAGTAGAACGTGGTCAAGAGGTTCTTTACGGAGTTTTGCTGCCTGGATAGAGATATCCAGAATTTCCTTAATCTGCGGCTGTCCGATGAAATCAGCCAGTCTACGAGGTCTCAGCGCCCGATCAAAATCCCGTTCATCATTAAGCTGTTTGGGATCAGTAACTCTTTGTAACATAATTACCCTTTCAATATTTTTTGGCAAAGTAGATTGAACCATAAAATCCGGCAAGGTAAAAATTAGTGAGGAGTGAGGAGTGAAAAGTGAAAAGAAGCGAATCAAAAAACAGGGACGCTTGTGCTTTCCTGATATGATCTATTTTGTGATATGGGTACCGGTTTCGCCTATTACTGCATCATAGAGTTTTTCCGGAGAAGTAATGATCACTTCTGAGCCACCATTTTCCAGGAAATTCAAGGATGCTTCTATCTTGGGCATCATGCTGCCTTTGGCGAATTCACCATTGTCCAGATACTGCCGGCATTGCTCCATATTCAATGAATTCAACCATTGAGGAGAATCTGATTTATAATTTATTGCCACTTTTTCTACCCCAGTGGAGATAATAAAGAGATCAGCATTGATCTCAGAAGCGAGCAGGGATGAAGCAAAATCCTTATCTATAACAGCACTAATACCCTGCAGGGCACCATCTTCTCTGATCACAGGAATTCCGCCACCACCAACGGCTATTACCATATCACCAGCTTTGATCAGTGTTTTGATAATTGTCTGCTCAATAATTTCTAAAGGTTTGGGAGATGCAACCACTCTGCGATAGCCCCTGCCGGCATCTTCCACAACCACCCAGCCATGCTCATCGATGCGATGCTGCAATTCTTCTATACTGGGGTAAAAGGGACCAATCGGTTTAGTGAGATTTTCAAAGGCAGGATCATTCTGGTCAACCAGCACCTGAGTGACGATAGTTGCAACATCCTGATGATGACCTTCCCGGGCGAATACGTTTTGAGCTACCTGTTGGATCATATAACCCATTCCACCTTGAGAAAAAGCTCCGCAATAATGAAGCGGAAGAGAAGGCACCTGATGCTTGCCAGCTTCAGACTGGATCAGGATATTTCCCACCTGAGGTCCATTTCCATGCGTGATAACCACATTATAGCCAAGCTCAATGATCTTATAGATATTTTCTACTGTAGAAGTAACTGCTTCAAACTGTTCTTCTACTGTACCCCGCTGACCGGGTTTGATCAGGGAGTTTCCACCTATAGCAATAACTGCTACTTTGCTCATATTTCATCTCCAAAACGCGATATTTTTTTCAATTTCTCTTTTCAGGGGAAAGACGCCTTTTATAGGTTAGAGTTATGGTGTCAAATGATTTCCAAGACGTGACGTTGTTTACTGAAGATATATCCCGAAATTTAGCATAAGGTAGCTTTAAGATACTGAGGAGCAACCAAATCATCGGAAAAGAAGTATAATGTGTGGTTAATTAACTGTCAGGTTGTTAGTTAGGTGCATATATGGGTATATCAGCAGGAGCAACAAAGCACGTAGTGACATTAAAATGTGAGTACGTGCTTTGTTGCTCCGGGTCATTTCTGCGATATGGGTGAGAATAGGCGGGTTTTTATTAGTTTCAGGGTAATGAGTATTTTAGCTTGACGGATAGTCAGGTTAATTGATGTTACGGGAAATATACTGGGAGCATAATATGAATAGGAAAATATTGTTAATAATTTTTATATTAATACCAATTTTAATTTTTGGATATCCTCAGCAGAATGAGATATCAGATAAAGTGACTAAGTTCGAAAGCGCGAGAGCAGATTCTGCTCATGGATTTGATGTTACAAAGTATGAACTTTTTCTGGATGTGGATACGGCAAATCATTATATTGAAGGGACAGTAATCGCACATGTGACGGCGACTGAGGTGATAACTCAAATAGCTTATGAGATAGAGAGTTTATCAGTCAGTGAAGCGCTGGTGAATGGAGAGGGAGTAGATTTTGAAGTAACAAGTGATTTTGTAATCCTGGAATTAGGAGAAATGGCAGTTGGAGAAGATTTTACCACGAGTGTGAGTTATAATGGTTATCCAGCAAGCAGTCCCGGCTATGGTGGCGGGATGTTTTGGAATAATAATTATGTGTTCACGGTATCTGATCCGGATGCGAGCCGCTACTGGTGGCCCTGTTATGATCATCCCTGGGATAAGGCAATTGTGGATCTGCATATCACTCTGCGGGATGACTGGCTGGTGGCAGCTAATGGGATCCGCACCGGGATAGAAGATAATGGAGATGGCACAAATACTACTCACTGGATAGGTGAGAATCCCATGACCACTTATTTAGCGTGTTTTCATGCCTCGAATTTTGTGGAATTTGAGCAGGAATGCACTTTGCCTAATGGTGAAGATCTGTTAGTGCAGAATTTTTGTCCGCCTAATCAGTTGGCAAATGCTGAAGAAGATTTTGAGAATATTCCTGCAATGATAAATTATTTTTCCGAGATCTATGGGATGTATCCGTTTGAGAAGTTTGGTAATTGCGTGGTTCCAATGACGATATTTGCCGGTATGGAGCATCAGACAATGGTGACTCTGGCAAATTATCTGATCAATGGAAATCACACCTATGAGATGGTTTTTGCCCATGAGCTTGCTCATCAGTGGTTTGGTGATTGCGTAGCTTTTTTAGATTTTCCCGATGTATGGCTATCTGAGGGTTTTGCGGTATATTCAGAAGCTCTCTGGACAGAAGAGCTTTATGGTTATGAAGCTATGCAGGACTATGTAGCAAGCAGCATTCAAGGATATTATCTATCCTGGGCTGGCGGGAACAATTATACAATTTATAATCCCACTTTTTATAATTATTTCACACCTCCGGTTTATGAGAAAGCGGGATCCGTGCTTCATATGCTAAGGATGCAGGCAGGAGACGAGCAATTCTTTGAAATACTTCAGCAATATTTTGCTACCTATATGCATGGCAATGCAATAACAAGTGAATTTCAGGCAGTAGTAGAAGATGTGACGGGTGAGGATTATGAGCAGTTTTTTGATCAGTGGATATTTGGGAGTGGAATTCCCAGCTATGACTATACCTGGTTCGTGAATCCTTATGATAATATTCCCAAATTGCGAACTTATGTGAAGACCACAAGCAGCAGTAATACAGTATTTGAGGGTAAAGCACCGGTGTGGGTAACTTATGAGAGCGGAGAGGCAGATAGTTTACTGGTGGATGCCTCAAGTGGAATAGCCATGACCGAGAGTTTACTAAATGATATAATGATTGAAGAAATAGCATTTGATCCTGACAGCTGGTTATTGGATAGAGGAGTTACGCATCACAGTCTGGAGATCTCGGGAGCATATCCATTTGAAGGTGGAGCCGCTATTTACTGGTCACCTGTATGGGGAGATGAGCTGATGGTGGACGGCTATCGTTTGAGCAGGGCAGAGGATGAAGCAGGACCTTATCAACTGGTAACAGGAGAGATAATAGATGATATGATGTATGTGGATATGGGTCTGGAAGTGGGAATGACTTATTATTACAAAGTGGTGGCAGTGATAGATGATGAATTTGAGAGTGAAGCGAGTAATATATTTGAAGTATTTATAGAGGAATGGCCACTGGATCAGGGAGTGCTGGTGATAGATGAGAGCATGGATGGTAATGGTAATCCAGGCAGTCCCACAGATGCTATGGTGGATGATTTTTATGCTTCCATAACCGGAATGGCAATCACTAATTATGATTATGCAGATGAAGGGGCTATAACCACGGATATGATCAGGAATTATAGTACTGTGATCTGGCATGATGCTGATATAAGTCAGAAGAATATTGGTGATAATGAAGGGGTGCTGGGCAGTTACGTATATGCCGGTGGAAATCTGCTGATATCGGGCTGGAAAACGAGTGATGATTTGAGTGAAGAATTTCTGCAGCAATTTACCGGGAGTCCTGAATATATTCTTGCTGGTGCTCAGGAATTTGTGGGAGCCAGTTCTGAGATATATACTGATATAAATATTGATGCAGACAAGGTGCCGGCAGCATTTAATGGTCGATTGCCTTATGTGGTAATCTATCCTGAAGGAGATGCATCCATATTTGCTTACGAAGGGATTGCCGGCAGTGAATATACTGGTCAGCCGTGTGCCGTGCGAAGCAGTTATGGTGGTAATTGTTTTATCTTAGGGTTCCCATTATATTACTGCAACGAATCAGAAGCGGCTGATTTCATGGAAGATGTGCTGGCAGAATTTGAAGGTAATGATAATGATCCAGATGAGATATCTGGAGCATCTATCAGTATGAGGATCTATCCGAATCCTTATATATTCGGCAGTCGATCCGGGTTGAGCATAAATTATGATCTGGGAGAAAATACCAGCGGAAAACTGGGGATTTATAATGTGCGGGGACAGCAGGTAGATGAGGTGATCCTGGATCAAACAAAAGGCGAGCAAATCTGGAGATATAACGGAAAGTTAAGCAGTGGGATATATTTCTTGATGCTGAAAGCTGGAGAAGGCAGAGTGATTGAAAAAACTCTGATCTTGAAATAGGAGGGAAAATTGAGAAGAAAGCATAATGTGGCATTCCATCTGGTGATGCTTTTATTGATCATGGTTTCCACGATCCTGGTCTTTTACAAAGCCCTTGTTCATTTGCGTGAGCAGATAGATGAGATAAAGATAAATTCAGTTTACCGAGTGCTTCAAATAGCCGAAGACTATGATATGCTGCTGCTGAGTAATGAAGAAATCCTGAATGATAAACTGGAATCAGTATCAGATAAGGTGATCAGTGAAATAAACAGGTCATCAGAAATCTCAATGATGCATCTTGATGATACAGCGATGCGTTATGGGCTTGATTTTATAATGGTTGCTGATATTGATGGCAAGGTGATAGCATCAACTGATATGAATCTGAAAGGCAAAGACTTAACGAAAATAATCCCGGCATATAAGAATATGATCACTCAGGGTGAAGAATCAGGTGAACTTGTAATTGATAGAGTGGGATTACTTGCTGATAATAAGATCCTTTATAAATCAGCGTGGTCAGTGGAAGCAGATAAAAATCGAGTGACAGTGTTTGCGATAGATATGCCCAAATGCCTTGAAGAGAGCAATTCACAAACATTTGCAGATTACCTTTTTAGTGGATATTTTGATAATTTATCGGAATCAATATTGATGGTATCAGAGATCATGCTGTATTTTAAGCAGGGCAATCTGCAATATTCTCTTTCAGGTAAAATAGAGGAAATCCCAATTATTGAACCTAATCAGATCTATTCCGGTATCGAAAGTCAAATTTTGAATGGTTATGAATTTGTGGTATTACCTGAAGTACTGGAAGGCGGGATTGGATTAAATAAGGTAATGATAATGGTTTTTTTTGATAATGATATAATTCGTCAGATATCATTAAATCTGATTTTCAGAGCATTGTTTGGATTTTTAGTATTAGCAGTGATGATCTATCTTATTGTATACTTCTTTTTCAAAAGTTCTCAACATGATCGGGAAGAAATATTTTTAACGATAATGGAAACAATCGGTCAGCGGAAATTCAGACGTGATATCATAGAAAAAGAAGCCCTTGGTAAAGAAATAGAGACGGGTTTGATCTCGCTTGCTGAGCAATATCATGATGAGGACGAGAAGAAGAATAAGGAATTAGAAAAACAGCAGACGGATAATGAAACCCTGAAGCAGCAGTATGAGAAAGAAAGCATCAAGGCAAAAAGTCTGGTGAATGAACTGGAAGAAGCACGCAGACAAGGTGAATTGCTGCAGAGAACAGATCGGGTAACCGGATTGCCAAATCGTGAAACCTTAATGGAATATCTGGATTATGAAAGCGCCAGAGCAGACAGAGAAAAGGCTGAATTCAGTTTGATGCTCGTAAAGATCAGAGATCTGGCAGGATTAAAGAACGATTTTGGTCAAAGCTTTACAGATTATCTGATCAATAAGACAGGCTCAAAACTGCGAACAACATTGCGGAGACAAGATAGATTGGGAAGATGGTCTGATGAAGAATTTTTAATGATCCTGCCTTCAACAGGTTCCATCGGCATCAGGCAATTAATAGGCAAACTGGATGAAGTGATAGCCGGGACGGAATTTTACCGTGACAATAAACAAATAAAGCTGGGATTAGATTTTGGTGGTACAATTTATCGACCGGGATCTAAGGTGGGTGATTGTTTGCGACAAACCAAAGTAGCTCTGCAGGAAGCGGAACATTCGGGTAATCCTTCCATTATAGAGTGATTATGAAGAAAGAAATTATTATACTGATCTTATTATGCTCAGTCTGGGTTTTGCAGGGAGTTACTGTGGAGACGGACAGCTTAAGGAATTTTCTATATGGAGAAGCACCAGACTGCACTTATGACAACTGGGTGAGTCATATTGCTGAGGGAATTGCAAGGAATGGATATAATTTATATGCACCCTGGGAAGAGCAAACAGAGGGATTTGGAGCATTTCATATCCCGGATGAAGAAGAATTGCTGCAGTGGGGAGCTGTGTATGCCGCATTTATCAATGAAGAACTTGAGGAAGCTGAGGCTTTAATAGACAGCTTTGGTTTTCCCTATGAAGTAGTGGATTTCACGGATTTGGAAAGCGGCAGGAATTTTAAGATACTGCGGGAAGATGTAGATGAGCAGTATTATGATGATAATGGGACAGAAGAGGAATATGATGATGAGATCGGTGCCTTTGGTTATGGCTGGGGATTATATATTTTTAATCCTGAAGCATCACAACCTGTGATACTATCAACTCCTCATCCTAATGATGATTATATTACCACAACTATTTCACTGGATTGCCTGCTGGCATGGGATGCCATGTTCTGGTATATCAGCGGAGCCGGCAGGGAAGTGGAATGGACAGAGGTGGGCAGCTATACAAATGGTAAATCAATAAGTGATCCATCCAGAAACGATGATCATCCGCAGATAGTAGCCTGCAGGCAGGCTACAGATTATATCAGGGAGAATTTCCGCAGAGAATTTTCTGCTCAGATACATAGTTATGACTGGAACCGGCATGGAAACAGGGCAAACTGTCAGCTTTCGGTAGTTCATTCCAATCCAAATTTACCGACTCGAGACCTTTCTGATCTTCATTATGATCTGATCAATCAGGGAGATTATCTAATGATCCCTGCTAATGAATATGGCAATTACTTTGATTGCTATATCAATGATTATTATGCTGTTAATTATTCGCTCTATCCATTTTATTTTGTTTATGATGACACCATGCTGGTAGTGAATGATGACGTTGATCTTCCTGGAGTGGGAGGAGCATTCAGGGAATTTGCTATTGAGGACTGGAACAGCTATGATGTTTACGACCCTTTTTTTCATATGGAAATGGACGAATTACCGAATGAATTTCTGCAAAATACTTATCAATTGAATCTTTTTTACGGTTTTGATTATGCCAGCGGAGAATGGGAATTGGAAAGTCGCTATGATAATACTCGAAACTGGTACGATCGCTGGGTAACTGATATGGGAGCAATTCTGCCGGATGTTCTGGAGCTGGATGATGGCTTGGAGACGGTGGCAGTGGATAGTTTATGGTTTTCAGAATTTGAGGAAAACTCGTTGGAAGTGAACTGGCAGCCAGAGCCCTGCTATGATTTTTATACCTACAGGATATATATAGATACTGAGCCAATCGATCCTGAAATATCACCCTATTATGACCGGGAAATTGATCAGGAATTGGCAAGTCCTTTG
This genomic interval from Candidatus Stygibacter australis contains the following:
- a CDS encoding nucleoside-diphosphate kinase, which codes for MDKSLLLIKPNATKRNLIGAIIKMLEDNRFHIAHLKSFNMSDELAQAFYAEHHGKGFYENLVSFMKSGTIIGIVVKKDNAIENLRILVGKTNPAEADPGTIRYLYGESVSLNSVHASDSPKSAVREIKLIFPEL
- a CDS encoding NAD(P)H-dependent glycerol-3-phosphate dehydrogenase, whose translation is MKLIVIGSGNWGTVLAKLFSTKNDVHLWTINEKEAQFIRTNRESPLLTNFKIPDNMVVEAKFTSSIEPEDIVVVAIPSRKMEELILEFKEHSYHKFIFVNASKGVEHTTLTTTYETVRIHLPEVKFANLSGPTIARELAEGLPAKAILSSKDVSLLLELQDILDNDLLKYEFSRDVIGNELAAAMKGLIAIAVGISDGLGFKTNVFGLIITYGLWEFETVMKFLNVPTQTVYGIAGMGDLITTCISENSRNRTFGKYLAQGYSLEDALLKVGMEVEGVSMAKTIRKLAQFNLSIPLVSCITRIIFDGVEDIRKELLDTLNSIS
- the ruvB gene encoding Holliday junction branch migration DNA helicase RuvB, with protein sequence MLQRVTDPKQLNDERDFDRALRPRRLADFIGQPQIKEILDISIQAAKLRKEPLDHVLLYGPPGLGKTTLSYIIANELEAEIKASSGPVLDKPGDLAGILTNLQRNDCFFIDEIHRLNHVVEEYMYPAIEDFGMEIIIDSGPSARTLKIDLEPFTLIGATTRAGLLTAPLRARFGLILRLDYYDQDSILKIIKRSAGLMEIPIDEQGAIEIARRSRGTPRVANRLLRRVRDYAQIRGTGVIDEAIALKALKMLNVDDSGLDEMDKRILATIIDNYDGGPVGLKTLAVAVNEDPGTIEEIYEPYLIQQGFLDRTLQGRRVTPKAYRHLNRDIHNAQYSLFDDTDES
- the arcC gene encoding carbamate kinase; protein product: MSKVAVIAIGGNSLIKPGQRGTVEEQFEAVTSTVENIYKIIELGYNVVITHGNGPQVGNILIQSEAGKHQVPSLPLHYCGAFSQGGMGYMIQQVAQNVFAREGHHQDVATIVTQVLVDQNDPAFENLTKPIGPFYPSIEELQHRIDEHGWVVVEDAGRGYRRVVASPKPLEIIEQTIIKTLIKAGDMVIAVGGGGIPVIREDGALQGISAVIDKDFASSLLASEINADLFIISTGVEKVAINYKSDSPQWLNSLNMEQCRQYLDNGEFAKGSMMPKIEASLNFLENGGSEVIITSPEKLYDAVIGETGTHITK
- a CDS encoding M1 family aminopeptidase yields the protein MNRKILLIIFILIPILIFGYPQQNEISDKVTKFESARADSAHGFDVTKYELFLDVDTANHYIEGTVIAHVTATEVITQIAYEIESLSVSEALVNGEGVDFEVTSDFVILELGEMAVGEDFTTSVSYNGYPASSPGYGGGMFWNNNYVFTVSDPDASRYWWPCYDHPWDKAIVDLHITLRDDWLVAANGIRTGIEDNGDGTNTTHWIGENPMTTYLACFHASNFVEFEQECTLPNGEDLLVQNFCPPNQLANAEEDFENIPAMINYFSEIYGMYPFEKFGNCVVPMTIFAGMEHQTMVTLANYLINGNHTYEMVFAHELAHQWFGDCVAFLDFPDVWLSEGFAVYSEALWTEELYGYEAMQDYVASSIQGYYLSWAGGNNYTIYNPTFYNYFTPPVYEKAGSVLHMLRMQAGDEQFFEILQQYFATYMHGNAITSEFQAVVEDVTGEDYEQFFDQWIFGSGIPSYDYTWFVNPYDNIPKLRTYVKTTSSSNTVFEGKAPVWVTYESGEADSLLVDASSGIAMTESLLNDIMIEEIAFDPDSWLLDRGVTHHSLEISGAYPFEGGAAIYWSPVWGDELMVDGYRLSRAEDEAGPYQLVTGEIIDDMMYVDMGLEVGMTYYYKVVAVIDDEFESEASNIFEVFIEEWPLDQGVLVIDESMDGNGNPGSPTDAMVDDFYASITGMAITNYDYADEGAITTDMIRNYSTVIWHDADISQKNIGDNEGVLGSYVYAGGNLLISGWKTSDDLSEEFLQQFTGSPEYILAGAQEFVGASSEIYTDINIDADKVPAAFNGRLPYVVIYPEGDASIFAYEGIAGSEYTGQPCAVRSSYGGNCFILGFPLYYCNESEAADFMEDVLAEFEGNDNDPDEISGASISMRIYPNPYIFGSRSGLSINYDLGENTSGKLGIYNVRGQQVDEVILDQTKGEQIWRYNGKLSSGIYFLMLKAGEGRVIEKTLILK
- a CDS encoding GGDEF domain-containing protein; its protein translation is MRRKHNVAFHLVMLLLIMVSTILVFYKALVHLREQIDEIKINSVYRVLQIAEDYDMLLLSNEEILNDKLESVSDKVISEINRSSEISMMHLDDTAMRYGLDFIMVADIDGKVIASTDMNLKGKDLTKIIPAYKNMITQGEESGELVIDRVGLLADNKILYKSAWSVEADKNRVTVFAIDMPKCLEESNSQTFADYLFSGYFDNLSESILMVSEIMLYFKQGNLQYSLSGKIEEIPIIEPNQIYSGIESQILNGYEFVVLPEVLEGGIGLNKVMIMVFFDNDIIRQISLNLIFRALFGFLVLAVMIYLIVYFFFKSSQHDREEIFLTIMETIGQRKFRRDIIEKEALGKEIETGLISLAEQYHDEDEKKNKELEKQQTDNETLKQQYEKESIKAKSLVNELEEARRQGELLQRTDRVTGLPNRETLMEYLDYESARADREKAEFSLMLVKIRDLAGLKNDFGQSFTDYLINKTGSKLRTTLRRQDRLGRWSDEEFLMILPSTGSIGIRQLIGKLDEVIAGTEFYRDNKQIKLGLDFGGTIYRPGSKVGDCLRQTKVALQEAEHSGNPSIIE